One genomic region from Polynucleobacter sp. MWH-P3-07-1 encodes:
- the phoB gene encoding phosphate regulon transcriptional regulator PhoB gives MTHRILIVEDEPSIAELIAVNLSHAGYEVEKAMQTDLAMNAMRENLPSLIVLDWMLPGKSGVQFAKELRANERTRSLPILMLTAKSEEADKVLGLDSGADDYVTKPFSPKELVARVKALLRRQSPVQDTGPLSVGPLKLDPISHRVLALRPNEESKPIPLGPTEYRLLQFFMANPERVHSRANLLDKVWGSEVYIEERTVDVHIKRLRAALAPLDCDRFIETVRGSGYRITKTPTET, from the coding sequence ATGACTCACCGCATACTAATTGTTGAGGATGAGCCTTCTATCGCAGAGTTGATTGCGGTGAACTTGTCACATGCTGGTTATGAAGTAGAAAAAGCAATGCAAACCGATCTCGCCATGAATGCCATGCGTGAGAATCTACCTAGCTTGATCGTGTTGGATTGGATGTTGCCTGGTAAATCTGGCGTGCAATTTGCAAAGGAGTTGCGTGCAAACGAGCGGACCCGTTCTTTACCCATTTTGATGCTTACTGCTAAGAGTGAAGAGGCCGACAAGGTCTTGGGTCTTGACTCAGGTGCAGATGACTACGTGACCAAACCTTTTTCGCCCAAAGAGCTGGTTGCTCGCGTGAAGGCATTATTGCGTCGCCAGTCTCCAGTTCAAGATACTGGGCCATTGAGTGTAGGCCCCTTGAAACTGGATCCGATTTCCCATCGGGTCTTAGCACTCAGGCCAAATGAAGAGTCCAAGCCTATTCCGCTTGGACCAACTGAATATCGATTGCTACAGTTCTTTATGGCTAATCCAGAGCGCGTGCATTCTCGTGCGAACCTACTGGATAAGGTCTGGGGCAGTGAGGTCTACATCGAAGAGCGTACCGTAGACGTCCATATCAAGCGCTTAAGGGCTGCTTTAGCCCCTTTGGACTGCGACCGCTTTATTGAGACGGTACGGGGTAGTGGCTATCGTATTACTAAGACCCCAACCGAAACTTAA
- the phoR gene encoding phosphate regulon sensor histidine kinase PhoR encodes MLTALSRFSLLLVVAIVAAYLALIHWGAYFGIAAAIAVLSIPLIYSYINLSRLGKYLAADNIENMPLPTGFWEDVFFRLQRLVQGLKSRAQAIDQQHNRFIEAFQASPNGIVMLDDEDQIEWCNSLAETFFGIHFRRDARQRINFLLRRPEFIQYLGKRQFEESIIIERMGPDSNLSLLIQAFPYGEKRHLLLIQDVTDLQKADAMRRDFVANVSHEMRTPITVLMGFLETVQSIDLDKPQQDHYFDLMMLQAQRMKSLVEDLLTLANLEANAAPASTQVVQLNTLMALIKNDAEALSQGSHSFSFEQKTSQNLFGDERELLSAFSNLVSNAIRYTPHGGSISARWGLNEQGQGEFSVTDTGPGIASEHLPRLTERFYRVDRSRSRDTGGTGLGLAIVKHIANRHQAQLLIESTPGKGSTFTLRFPKERIANTESDLFSAIEA; translated from the coding sequence ATGTTAACTGCCTTATCCCGATTTAGCCTCCTATTGGTTGTGGCGATTGTTGCCGCTTATCTTGCCTTAATTCATTGGGGGGCATACTTTGGCATCGCAGCAGCAATCGCCGTCCTCTCCATTCCCCTGATTTATTCCTATATCAATCTGAGCCGCCTCGGTAAATACCTAGCTGCGGATAACATTGAAAATATGCCACTTCCCACCGGCTTTTGGGAGGATGTCTTTTTCAGGTTACAGCGTCTGGTTCAGGGTCTAAAATCGCGCGCTCAAGCAATTGATCAGCAACACAATCGCTTTATTGAGGCCTTTCAGGCATCTCCCAATGGCATTGTGATGCTCGATGATGAAGATCAAATTGAATGGTGCAACTCTTTAGCAGAGACATTCTTCGGTATTCATTTTCGGCGCGATGCCCGTCAACGGATTAACTTTCTGCTGAGGAGACCTGAGTTTATTCAATATCTGGGTAAGCGGCAGTTTGAGGAATCGATCATTATCGAAAGAATGGGGCCGGATAGTAATTTAAGTTTATTAATTCAGGCCTTTCCTTATGGCGAGAAACGCCACCTATTACTGATACAAGATGTCACTGATTTGCAAAAAGCAGATGCGATGCGGCGTGATTTCGTGGCCAATGTATCTCATGAGATGAGAACGCCCATTACGGTATTGATGGGGTTTTTAGAGACTGTGCAATCGATTGATCTTGATAAGCCGCAGCAAGATCATTATTTTGATTTGATGATGTTGCAGGCGCAACGCATGAAGAGTTTGGTAGAGGATCTCTTAACCTTGGCCAATCTAGAGGCAAATGCCGCTCCTGCATCGACCCAGGTGGTGCAGCTTAATACCTTGATGGCACTCATTAAAAACGATGCGGAAGCACTGTCGCAGGGTAGTCATAGTTTTAGCTTTGAACAAAAAACCAGCCAGAATCTTTTTGGTGATGAGCGCGAGCTGCTCTCTGCATTTAGCAATCTCGTTTCTAATGCGATCCGTTACACGCCGCATGGTGGTTCGATTAGTGCGCGGTGGGGATTGAATGAGCAGGGACAGGGAGAGTTTTCGGTAACCGATACTGGACCCGGAATTGCTTCAGAGCATTTGCCCAGATTAACCGAGCGTTTCTATCGTGTGGATCGTAGTCGCTCACGGGATACTGGCGGCACTGGGTTGGGCTTGGCGATTGTGAAGCACATTGCTAATCGACATCAGGCACAGCTATTAATTGAGAGTACGCCAGGCAAGGGCAGTACGTTTACTTTGCGCTTCCCTAAGGAGCGGATAGCCAATACTGAGTCTGACTTATTCTCAGCTATTGAGGCCTAA
- the pstB gene encoding phosphate ABC transporter ATP-binding protein PstB → MNTENNSQSSEAVNALEIRNLNFYYGSFKGLKDINMNIEEGKVTAFIGPSGCGKSTLLRTMNRMYDLYPGQRAEGEINFYGNNILNPGQDLNLLRSRIGMVFQKPTPFPMSIYENIAFGVRLYENLNRSEMDERVEWALNKAALWTEAKDKLNQSGLSLSGGQQQRLCIARGVAVKPSVILLDEPTSALDPISTGKIEELISELKNDYTIAIVTHNMQQAARVSDYTAYMYLGSLIEFGKTDELFIKPKRKETEDYITGRFG, encoded by the coding sequence ATGAATACAGAAAATAATTCGCAATCTAGTGAAGCAGTCAATGCCCTAGAAATCCGGAATCTCAATTTTTATTACGGTTCTTTCAAGGGCCTAAAAGATATCAATATGAATATCGAAGAAGGCAAAGTGACTGCCTTCATTGGACCTTCTGGTTGCGGCAAGTCGACTTTACTGCGCACCATGAATCGCATGTATGACCTTTATCCAGGTCAACGTGCTGAGGGTGAGATTAATTTCTACGGCAACAACATTCTGAATCCTGGTCAGGATTTGAATCTATTGCGTTCCCGCATTGGTATGGTTTTCCAAAAACCTACCCCATTTCCAATGTCCATCTACGAGAACATTGCCTTTGGTGTGCGTCTCTATGAAAACCTCAATCGCTCCGAAATGGATGAGCGCGTCGAGTGGGCTTTGAATAAGGCGGCCTTGTGGACCGAAGCCAAAGACAAGCTGAATCAAAGCGGTTTGTCCCTCTCTGGTGGTCAGCAACAGCGTCTGTGTATTGCTCGTGGTGTTGCGGTGAAGCCTTCCGTCATTCTCTTAGATGAGCCTACCTCCGCTTTGGACCCAATTTCTACCGGCAAGATCGAAGAATTGATTTCTGAGCTGAAAAACGATTACACCATTGCCATTGTGACCCACAATATGCAGCAGGCAGCGCGTGTATCGGATTACACTGCCTATATGTATCTTGGCAGCTTAATTGAGTTTGGTAAGACCGATGAGTTGTTTATTAAACCTAAGCGCAAAGAAACAGAAGACTATATTACCGGCCGCTTCGGTTAA
- a CDS encoding SRPBCC family protein, protein MKRLLYILLICLSLWSAFASPQMASAETANPDFDLKVAVKRAGDAFQVSASFLMPATECQTYTMLTDYESAAKIPGIKKSVVISRDGNKVQVERDVKERILLFPINLHSIVEYEETPTNLLTFRQVSGDVDYYRGTWKIQPENNGVRVLYQSEFAIDTLVPAFVAQYFIKNNIRSRFEAMASNFYQKKDALGQLACN, encoded by the coding sequence ATGAAACGCTTGCTGTATATATTGCTCATATGCTTGAGTCTGTGGAGTGCGTTTGCCTCCCCGCAAATGGCTTCTGCTGAGACTGCCAACCCCGATTTTGACCTTAAAGTCGCAGTAAAAAGGGCAGGAGATGCTTTTCAGGTTTCAGCCAGCTTCCTGATGCCCGCTACCGAATGCCAAACCTATACGATGCTGACCGATTACGAAAGCGCTGCCAAGATTCCGGGCATTAAGAAGTCGGTGGTTATTAGCCGAGACGGTAATAAAGTTCAAGTTGAGCGGGATGTCAAAGAGAGAATCCTGCTATTTCCGATTAATCTCCACTCCATTGTGGAGTACGAAGAGACTCCCACTAATTTGCTGACTTTTCGTCAAGTTTCAGGGGATGTCGATTACTACCGGGGAACCTGGAAAATTCAGCCTGAAAATAATGGGGTAAGAGTGCTGTATCAGAGCGAGTTTGCCATTGATACCCTGGTACCAGCCTTTGTGGCGCAATACTTTATTAAGAACAATATCCGCAGTCGCTTTGAAGCAATGGCGAGCAATTTTTACCAGAAGAAGGACGCCCTAGGGCAGTTGGCTTGCAATTAA
- a CDS encoding MgtC/SapB family protein, translating into MAHWDFSWDFALRLGLALVVGSILGLNRWLHHKSAGMRTHALVSVGAATALMLNSQIPNYDAQAVSHVLQGLITGLGFLGAGVIIQEGTSQKIHGLTTAASIWSCALIGAAFGAGEFAVGFLSLGAILLALILGGPCERLARKLTGSKLGSEIPPEQ; encoded by the coding sequence ATGGCACATTGGGATTTTTCATGGGATTTTGCCCTGCGCTTAGGCTTGGCCTTAGTGGTTGGGAGCATTCTTGGACTCAACCGTTGGCTTCACCACAAATCTGCCGGCATGAGAACACACGCATTAGTGTCGGTTGGTGCCGCAACTGCACTGATGCTGAATAGTCAAATCCCGAATTACGATGCCCAGGCTGTGAGCCATGTATTGCAAGGTTTAATTACTGGTTTAGGATTTCTGGGAGCGGGTGTCATCATCCAAGAAGGCACTTCGCAAAAGATTCATGGTCTAACCACTGCAGCTAGCATTTGGTCTTGCGCCTTGATTGGCGCAGCCTTTGGTGCTGGTGAGTTTGCAGTTGGCTTTCTATCCCTTGGCGCTATATTGCTAGCCCTCATCTTAGGCGGCCCCTGTGAACGCTTGGCACGCAAGTTAACGGGTAGCAAACTCGGCTCTGAAATTCCACCAGAGCAATAG
- a CDS encoding arsenate reductase ArsC, whose amino-acid sequence MKSYNVLFLCTGNSSRSILGEALTTTLSHGQFIGYSAGSKPMGTVNPIALQLVKDMGYPLNLLRSKSWDEFGREGAPHMDFIITVCDEAAGEECPYWPGHPSTAHWGFPDPSTVEGYEAQLQAFRKVEMGLRNRIEHLINLPVDKLDHLEIKDHLHRIHQQFQ is encoded by the coding sequence ATGAAATCTTACAACGTCCTATTTTTATGCACCGGCAATTCCTCACGCTCTATTTTGGGTGAGGCCCTCACAACGACTCTGAGTCATGGGCAATTTATCGGATATTCTGCCGGCTCAAAACCGATGGGTACGGTTAATCCGATTGCACTACAGTTGGTAAAGGATATGGGCTATCCCCTAAATTTACTGCGCAGCAAAAGTTGGGATGAGTTCGGCAGAGAAGGAGCTCCCCATATGGATTTCATCATTACAGTGTGTGATGAGGCCGCAGGTGAAGAGTGCCCCTATTGGCCCGGCCATCCTTCCACAGCCCATTGGGGATTTCCCGATCCGTCAACAGTCGAGGGCTATGAAGCTCAGCTTCAAGCCTTTAGAAAGGTGGAAATGGGTCTGCGTAACCGCATCGAGCATTTAATCAATCTGCCGGTCGATAAGCTCGACCACCTTGAGATCAAAGATCACTTGCATCGTATTCATCAGCAATTTCAATAA
- the pstA gene encoding phosphate ABC transporter permease PstA yields the protein MSQIANINQAVFARRQRTNKIGLTLSMLAMTLGMIFLIWILATLFIKGFAAVNLNMFTMSTPAPGSEGGGLANAIVGSLMLIVSCTLISTPVGVLAGLYLSEYGDRSKIAAVTRFVTDIMLSAPSIVIGLFVYALFVAQVKHFSGWAGTIALALIAVPVVVRTTENMLRLVPGSLREAAYALGTPKWKVAFYVTLRAAKSGIMTGILLALARVSGETAPLLFTALNNQFFSTNMNAPMANLPVVIFQFAMSPYDNWVDLAWGGSLLITFAVLGLNILARVVFREKAQG from the coding sequence ATGAGTCAAATCGCCAATATTAATCAAGCCGTTTTTGCTCGTCGGCAGCGGACCAACAAAATCGGTCTTACTTTGTCTATGCTTGCCATGACTTTGGGCATGATTTTCTTGATTTGGATTTTGGCAACCCTATTTATTAAAGGTTTTGCTGCGGTTAATCTCAACATGTTCACGATGAGTACGCCTGCACCGGGCTCAGAGGGTGGGGGCTTGGCAAACGCCATCGTTGGTAGCTTGATGTTGATCGTGTCTTGTACATTGATTAGTACTCCCGTGGGCGTGCTTGCTGGTTTGTATCTTTCTGAATACGGTGATCGCAGCAAGATTGCAGCGGTAACCCGTTTTGTGACCGATATTATGTTGTCGGCTCCATCGATTGTGATTGGCTTGTTCGTCTATGCTTTATTTGTGGCGCAAGTAAAGCACTTCTCTGGTTGGGCGGGAACGATTGCGTTGGCTTTAATTGCGGTTCCAGTAGTAGTTCGTACTACCGAGAATATGTTGCGTTTGGTTCCAGGCAGTTTGCGTGAAGCCGCCTATGCCTTGGGAACGCCAAAATGGAAGGTGGCCTTTTACGTCACCCTACGCGCTGCCAAGAGCGGCATCATGACTGGTATCTTGTTGGCTCTGGCCCGTGTCAGCGGTGAAACAGCGCCATTGTTGTTTACTGCATTGAACAATCAGTTTTTCTCTACCAATATGAATGCGCCGATGGCGAACTTGCCAGTGGTGATTTTCCAGTTTGCGATGAGCCCTTATGACAACTGGGTTGACCTAGCGTGGGGCGGCTCTTTACTCATTACGTTTGCAGTGTTGGGCTTGAACATCCTTGCCCGTGTGGTATTCCGTGAGAAAGCGCAAGGATGA
- the phoU gene encoding phosphate signaling complex protein PhoU — protein MPDKHLSSQFDADLNSLSSRLLEMGGLVESQIATAMRAFTQMDLETCNVVIENEKLVNDLEIQIDSACTELIARRQPIARDLRLVMAVSKAITNLERAGDEAERVAKRTKRLIEAGASHNINVSEIRLSGQMAISLLRRSLDAFARLDTIAAAEVVEEDRQIDEEFRGFVRKLITYMMEDPHTITTGLDMLTIAKAIERIGDHAKNIAEFVIYIVKGDDVRHIPHADLLRAATKE, from the coding sequence ATGCCAGATAAACACCTATCGTCACAGTTTGACGCCGATTTAAATTCCTTGTCTAGTCGCCTCCTCGAAATGGGCGGCTTAGTTGAGTCCCAAATCGCTACTGCGATGCGTGCTTTTACTCAGATGGATCTCGAAACCTGTAATGTCGTGATCGAGAATGAAAAGCTCGTCAATGATTTAGAGATTCAGATTGACTCAGCTTGTACCGAACTCATTGCCCGTCGTCAGCCGATTGCCCGCGACTTGCGTCTAGTGATGGCAGTGTCTAAAGCGATTACCAATCTAGAGCGTGCTGGTGATGAAGCAGAGCGCGTAGCTAAGCGTACCAAACGATTAATTGAGGCTGGCGCAAGCCACAACATTAATGTTTCAGAAATTCGTCTGTCAGGTCAAATGGCAATCTCGCTATTGCGTCGAAGCTTGGATGCGTTCGCGCGCCTCGATACGATTGCGGCTGCTGAAGTAGTGGAAGAAGATCGTCAAATTGATGAAGAGTTCAGAGGCTTTGTGCGCAAGCTTATTACTTATATGATGGAAGATCCCCATACGATTACAACAGGGCTGGATATGCTGACGATTGCCAAGGCGATTGAGCGGATTGGCGATCATGCTAAGAACATTGCGGAGTTTGTAATTTATATCGTCAAGGGTGATGATGTTCGCCATATCCCGCATGCAGATTTATTGCGAGCGGCCACCAAAGAGTAA